The uncultured Eubacteriales bacterium region CTCTACCGCCGAATCGCCGCCATCCGCAGCGAGGAGGAGGCCGACGACCTGATTGATGAGCTCATTGACCGGTACGGCGACCCGCCCAAGGGGGTCAATAACCTCATCTCAGTGGCCCTCATGCGCTCCGACGCGGCCCGCTGCGGCATCTCGGAGATTGCCCAGAAGGGAATGAATTTGAATTTCCAGCTCTCCTCCTTCGAGCTGGAGCGGGTGAGCAGACTCTGCGCACAGGAGAAGTACAGGAGCAAGCTTCTTTTCTCCGCGGGGGAAAAGCCCTATCTGTCTTTGCGGCTCAAAAAGGGCGAGGACGCCTTGAAATTGGGCCGCAAGCTGGTAGAGGATTACGCCAAGACGGGGGAGTGAGGAGCGGATGGAGGACAGTGACGGAGCCCGGACGGACTCACTTCGCCTAGGTGATAGAATGAAGAGAAAAGGGCCTCCACGGGCCCACAGACCTGTAGGGAATTGTAAACAATTCAAAAACCCGGCGGGGTTTCGGTTGAGATTTTGGTTTCGCGGTGGTATGATGGTACAAGTTTTCCGAGTTTTAAGGAGGGCACTATGAAAAATTGGAAGAAACTACTGGGGCTGGGCTTGTCCGCCGCCCTAATGGTGGGTGCGCTGGCGGGCTGCACTTCGAACGGCGATGGCCAGCCCACGGGTACTCCCAGTCCCACTGCATCCGCCGCTGTGGACGAGGTGCCCCTTGTGGCCACCGAAGACTCGGTGCAAGCGGTAGTAGGCATCCCCGGCGATACCGTCATGTTTACCGTGAACGGCGAGAACATCACAGCCGCGGAGCTCTATTACTGGATTGCCGCGTCGGTGGAGCGGGTGGGCTACTATAACTTCGGCAGTGTTGATGCCATCGACTGGACCGCCGAGCAGGATGGGCAGACCATAGCTGCATTCATTTTGGAGGACGCCAAGCAGACCGCCATGTTTTACCGGCTTATTGAGATCGAGGCCAAGAAGGCCGGGATCACCATGAGCGATGAGAACAAGGCCGAGCTCCAGGACCAGATCGGCCAGTACGTTGCCCAGCTGGGCGAGGACGGGTACGCCAACCGCCTCCAGCAGATCTGCCTGTCCGACGAGGAATTCCGCCACATGATGGAGATCAGCTATCTATATACCGACATGCAGGACTACCTTTACGGCGAAAACGGCCAGACTCCGCCCACCAGTGAGGAGCTCATCGCCAAAGCGGAGGACGAGGGCCTGATGCTGGCAAAGCACATTCTCATTAAGACAGTGGACGCCGCCGGGACGGAGCTCTCTGAGGAGGAGCAGGCTGCAGCCAAGACCAAGGCTGAGGGCCTCCTCACCCAACTGCGGGCCGTGGAGGGGGACGAGCAGCAGAAGCTTTTCGACCAGCTGATGGAGGAGAACAGCGAGGACGGGCGCAACACCGACGGCACTTTGGCTGCCCCCGATGGCTACCTCTTCGGCACCGGCGAGATGGTCCAGGAGTTTGAGGATGCTACCGCCGCCTTGGAATATAACCAGATCAGCGATCTTGTTAAGACCTCTTACGGGTACCACATCATCCTTCGTCTGCCCCCCGACAACGCCGATATGCGCGACAAGTGGGTGAGCGCCAAGATGGAGGAGACCACCGATAGCTGGCTATCCGCCGCCCAGGTGGTGGATAGTGATGAGATGGGAAAAATTGATGTGAAGGCCTTTTACGACGCGCTGACCACCTACCGCGCCAGTCTGACGGCAGCCGAAGCGACCCCGACTCCCACCGAGACGGCTCCCACCGAGACGACCCCCGCCGCGACTACCACGCCCAGCCCCACCAACTAAGGAAAGTAAGGAAAAGGACAGCGGCAAGGCCGCTGTCCTTTTTTGGTCAAGAGCCTTAATTTGACGGAGTCTCTGCTACTGGCGAAGTTTTTCTCCGGTTTTTCAAACAATAGACAGAATAACTAAAACGGATGCTTGTGTACTTCGGCGGAAGTTTTAGTTATTACTATATCTACCGATGAAAAAATGGAGGGAAATTTATGCTGGAGAAGGACGAATTTAACCGCGAGTTTGGCAGACGGGTCAAGCTGGCGCGCAAGGCTGCAAAGCTGAAGGGCGAAAAGGCGGCGGAGGATGCCGGGATCACGCCGCAGTTTTTGTCCGATGTGGAGTGTGGCAAGAAGGGCGTAAGCAACTATAACGTGGCCCGGCTGGCGCTGGCTTTGCACGTCAGCGCCGACTATCTGCTCTTCGGCAGGAGCGACGGGAACGAGGAGAGGGACATGGTGGCTGAGCGCTTGGCGGCTCTGCCGCCCGCCATCCGGGAGATGGCGGAGGAGGTCCTCGGTTATACCCTTGACATCATACAGGGAAACATTCCGCGATGACCCGGAGGGGGGAAGACCATGGGGAGAAGAATACGAGTGCTGATCGTGGAGGACAACCGCTCCACCTGTGCCCTGTTGCGGGCGTTCCTCGGGCAGATGGAGGGTCTGACGGTCTGCGGCGAGGCCCACGATGGCAGAGAGGGGCTGCGCCTCCTCGGGGAGACAGGAGCCGACCTGGTGCTGCTGGACCTCATCATGCCGGGACTGGATGGCCTGGGCTTTCTGGAGGCACTTAAGGACGGGCCCATAGAAAAGCGGCCCAAGGTGGTTGTGCTCTCCGGCGTGGGGTCGGACGAGTTTGTCCAGCGGGCCATCCGCCTGGGTGCCAGCTACTATCTGATGAAACCGGTCTATCTGGAGGAGCTGGACGCCCGGCTCAGCGCGCTCTTTCCTGAAGAGAATGAGGAGGACGATCGCCCGGGCAAAAGCGCTTGGTTTCTCCTCCGGCTTGGGGCTAACCGGGACTGCCTGGGATTTCGCTTTGCCTGCCGGGGCGCGGAGCTTCTTACCGAGCTGGGGGAGGAGGTACAGATGAAGGAAATCTATCTCCGAGTTGCGGGGGAGTGTGCCACCAGCTGGTCCTGCGTGGAGCGAAACCTCCGTACCACCATTCGCCAAGTTCATACCGCGGGAACCGCCCTCTACCGGGACCGACTGGGCTTTCCGGCCGACGAGAGGCAGCCGGACAACAGCGCATTTCTCCGGGCTCTGGCGAGAGCGCTGGGGTAGCCACGCGAAAAAGACGCTCATAATTTTCCCTCTCCGCCCATAGATATGGGACAGGCCGCAAGGACAAGGGCCGGATGCAAAAAAGGAGAGACGTCTATGAGCGCGTGGCACAATAAGACAATAGCCCGGACTCTGGCTGAATTGGAGACAAGCCGGGACAGCGGCCTCGCCCCCCGGGAAGCGGAGCGGAGGCTGGGACAGTATGGGCGCAACGAGCTGGAGCGCACCGGGCGCAAGAGTCTGCTGGTGCGTTTCCTAAGCCAGATGAAAGACCCCATGATTTTGGTTCTCCTGGCGGCTGCGGCCCTCTCACTCTGGGCCAGCGGGTTCGAAGACTGGCTGGATGCGGTGATTATCCTAGTCATTGTGGTGGTAAACGCCATCATCTCCATCTCTCAGGAGAACAGCGCCGAGCGGGCGCTGGAGGCCCTGCGTGAAATGTCCGCCCCGCTGGCGAAGACGGTGCGGGGCGGCACCCTTTGCCGGGTGGAGACCGCCCTGCTGGTTCCCGGCGACATCATCCTGCTGGAGGCAGGGGACTTGGTGCCCGCCGATGCCCGAATTCTGGAGTGCTCCAGCCTAAAAGCGGACGAGAGCGCCATGACGGGGGAGTCGGTTCCCGTCACCAAGGGGGCGCTGGAGCCCCTGGGGGAGGAGACTCCGCTGGCCGACCGGAGGAATATGGTTATCTCCTCCACCGTTATCACCAATGGGCGCGCCCGCTGCGCCGTTACCGGCACGGGGATGGACACCGAGGTTGGCCGAATCGCGGGTCTCCTCCTTGGTGAGGCGGACCCGGACACGCCGCTCCAGCGGAAGATGGCCGAGATATCCAAGGTGCTCTCCTTCGTGTGCCTATGCGTCTGCGCCGTCATGTTCGGCATCGGCCTTCTCCAGCACAAGGATGTGCTGGACATGTTCATGACCGCCGTGGCTCTGGCGGTAGCCGCCATCCCGGAGGGTCTGCCCGCCATCGTCACCATTGTGCTGGCGCTGGGGGTCTCCCGCATGGTGAAGCGGGGAGCCATTGTGAAAAAGCTCCCGGCGGTAGAGACCCTGGGATGCGCTAGCGTTATCTGCTCGGACAAGACTGGGACCCTC contains the following coding sequences:
- a CDS encoding PPIC-type PPIASE domain protein, with the protein product MKNWKKLLGLGLSAALMVGALAGCTSNGDGQPTGTPSPTASAAVDEVPLVATEDSVQAVVGIPGDTVMFTVNGENITAAELYYWIAASVERVGYYNFGSVDAIDWTAEQDGQTIAAFILEDAKQTAMFYRLIEIEAKKAGITMSDENKAELQDQIGQYVAQLGEDGYANRLQQICLSDEEFRHMMEISYLYTDMQDYLYGENGQTPPTSEELIAKAEDEGLMLAKHILIKTVDAAGTELSEEEQAAAKTKAEGLLTQLRAVEGDEQQKLFDQLMEENSEDGRNTDGTLAAPDGYLFGTGEMVQEFEDATAALEYNQISDLVKTSYGYHIILRLPPDNADMRDKWVSAKMEETTDSWLSAAQVVDSDEMGKIDVKAFYDALTTYRASLTAAEATPTPTETAPTETTPAATTTPSPTN
- a CDS encoding DNA-binding helix-turn-helix protein → MLEKDEFNREFGRRVKLARKAAKLKGEKAAEDAGITPQFLSDVECGKKGVSNYNVARLALALHVSADYLLFGRSDGNEERDMVAERLAALPPAIREMAEEVLGYTLDIIQGNIPR
- the spo0A gene encoding Sporulation transcription factor Spo0A, translated to MGRRIRVLIVEDNRSTCALLRAFLGQMEGLTVCGEAHDGREGLRLLGETGADLVLLDLIMPGLDGLGFLEALKDGPIEKRPKVVVLSGVGSDEFVQRAIRLGASYYLMKPVYLEELDARLSALFPEENEEDDRPGKSAWFLLRLGANRDCLGFRFACRGAELLTELGEEVQMKEIYLRVAGECATSWSCVERNLRTTIRQVHTAGTALYRDRLGFPADERQPDNSAFLRALARALG